agtggggGAGGGCTGTAAGTGTAATAGAAGTTTAACAAATATGATTGTCAAGCCCAGCCGTTTTCTGAGGTGGTGGGAAAATCGATTGGCAGGCTCAATGTATATGTTCCATCTTCCACACAGAAACTGGCGATTCTGAAGGATGCTTTCCAGTTGGACTCGGGCTCCCAGCAGGATCTGTGGGGCAGCAGTCCCTCGCTGGCCAACTCGGAGCTGTCCATCCCGCGACTCTACTCTGACGCCGGGTCCCAGACGGACATCCCCGCTGAGGTGAGTCGCGGTTGTAGACCAACAACATGAGAAAAGGCCTTCCATGAAACTGCTTTCTGCATGTGTGCAGTTTGTGAACAACTCCAACAAACTTGCGGAGAAAGTTCGCCTGAGTCTGAAGTACGAGGAGGCCAGACGAAGGTAAGCCGCCGCTTTGTTGGCGCGCttgccctgtttttttttctcatccttCATCGCGAACTTCCTTCCAGGATCGCCACCATCGAGGTGCAGATCGCCAAGCTGGACAGCGAAGCGTGGCCGGGCCTGCTGGACCCGGAGCGCGACCGCCTCATCCTCATCAACGAGAAGGAGGAGCTGCTGAAGGAGTTGCAGTACGTACGTCCCCAACAACGCCTGGAGCCCAGCGACGCCCAGAAGCTGGAGACGCAGAAGAAGTGTCTGGAGCGAGACCTGCAGGTCGCCAGGGACAACCAGAGCAAAGCTCTGACCGAAAGGTGAGCAAAAGAGTTTCAATCTAAAACAATCCGTCATAACTCCTGAAAAGTTGGATTGTTTCTGAGCACCAAGAAGGGTCACCATAAATGTTAGCGCAAAGTGATGAAAACCAAATGACCTTCAATTGTCTTCTGACCGTGAATGACGTCAAACGTCCGCAACCCTTATCGCAGACtcgacagccccccccccccccccccccttgtctaCCCCGCCGCCTCTTTTCCACTCTCAACAGGACTACCGTTGTTCAGGTCGGACCCTTCCTGCGCCGGAGCTCCCTTTGTGCCCCGTCTCCTGTTGCCGTAACACGAGACGTTCATAAAAGAGCCTCTTGTCGGCCGCACTCGGGCCCTCGTGTTCACAAAGACGCATGTACTACATTAAGTACACTCGCAGAGTGGTCGGAACCACTGCTTCAGAAGAAAATGATCAATATTGCAAATTTTGagcatatttttacatttaattttcAAGCTGTAATGTGGAATTTTCCAAATTGCCAAATATTAATTATATCATATTTGGAATTTAGAATTTCTGTTTTATTCCCATGGAAATTTTCATGGacttttgtgacttttttttttttaccaagagTTCTTTACTATTGTAAACTATAAATCGTACCCAAATTAGTAGGGTTAGTAAATTATTGAACAGGTCAACACAACAGCAAGTCCCATGAGTAGAAAGTGAAGGTTCAATAGATGTGAACCAATCCGCAGCTGCTCAGTAACCCGAGCGAAGGCTTCCTCGCTTTGGCCCGTTTCCATTCAAAACATTGGATCATGTGACCAGCTGTCAATGGCCACCTTTCCTCATGATAAAGTTGCAATCACCAAATATTTTCATAAAtgaatgatatatttttttttccaggctgcGACTTCACTGCAAGAGGAACAAGCTGGTCAAGGAGCTGGAGGAGTTGGTTCGACTGGCCACGTCGTTGCATACTCAGCTCAAAAGGTTGGTTCACTTGAGATCGTTCTTGGAtgcaaaattaatgcactttctaACTTCGGTACGGATGAGCTAACTGAAGTGTCGAGGTGATACGGAGCAATCAGGGAACGTCCCTCAAGTGCAGGAAATTGTGACATTACACTTCTCAGCGTTCTAGCATTGCTTCTCTGGCACCACCTGTTGGTAGATGTTGGAACAGCTAGCGCTCTTTCATTGACAAGGACATCTTTTGTTCATATCCAAAAAATTAACAATATTGGTTGAGATTTCAGAAAGAACGCTCAATTtattaaaatttggaatttctttgTATGCAGCCTGTCCGCCAGCACGCTATCGTGTTCGTCCGGCAGCAGCCGAGGCTCGCTGACGTCCAGCCGCGGCTCGCTGGCCACCACCTCCAGCttgggctcctcctcctccctgagTTTCACCGACATCTACCTGGAGCAGCCGGAGCTGGCCGACCCGGACTTCCAGAACAAGCTGGACAGCCTCCTGCAGGACGGCGGCCAGGCTGGCTACCGGCCCTCCAACTCCATCACAACCATACACGAACACGAAGTGGTGACGGGCGCCGACGGGAGGGACGACGAAAGGCCCGAAAGCCAAACGCAGAGGCTGGGTGGAGATTTTGGCAAAGGTGTTGCGGGAGGGGAGGTGGGACCATCCAGGATTCAAGCGCTCAGACTCTCCGAGACCCCACGCTCCATGAACTCTTTGTCGCCACGCTCGTCGCTTTCCTCGCTCTCGCCGCCTTGCTCGCCGCTTGTCACGGACGCTACCTTCCTATCCGGGGAGGCCTTTGCCGGCCAAGCGGGGCCCGGTGGCGTGAGCCTAGATTTGGAGCTTCAGAGCAGACTAGCGGAGCTGGACCTCAGGCTGGACTCCCAGGAGCAGCGGCAAGAGGAACGAGGCGCCCCCGGTGGgctggaggagaagcagaaacgcAACGGCTTGCTGGTCGAGGAGGTGAAAGGTAAACCGGAGAAGCTATAGTATGCTTCAAAATGTCTGATCTAGTGCCAGGGTGTCATCTCTGCACCCATCACACTTTCAGTGGCGCCACTTGCAGCGGGGCCAAAGATTGGCGTGATCTCAGCTGTGTCCGACGAGTCTGTCGCCGGTGACAGCGGCGTGTACGAGCCCTCTGAGCGCAGGTACCAACaccatatttaaaaacaaatcacacaTGTTCACTTTAAAACATATTATTTAATAGTTGAGGGTTATTTTTCTGCTTCTTCCAGGCCAGGCCTCCCTGGCGACCTCCTCCTGACCCCCGACGAGGAGAGGCTGCCTCTGGGCTGCGCTCAGGTGCAGCTCGGCTTCCGCTACGAGCCACGAGACCAGCGCTTCACAGTCTCCGTCATGCGACTGTCCAACTGTAGCGCCCTCTGTCTTCCGGCTGACCAGAAAATGTAAGAATTCAATACCCGTGAGAAAGATGGCTTCAAAATCTACACTAGAGCCGGAGCGCAAATGTTGAGTCACAATCTAGCGATCAAAATTTCACTTTGAAAAGCTCATGTGTCATGTGACACGCAGACACGTCCGCGTCGCCGTGCTCCCCTGCGTGGAGACCACACGCTGCCTTTTCCGAACCTGCAGCTACCCACCGGAAGAGGTTTTGGACTTCAACGAGGTGTTCGGCGTCCAGCTGTCTCACAACGCACTACGGCAGAAAACGCTGAGGGTGGACGTGTGCGACACCGCCAAGTCGGGCCACGAGCGATGCCTGGTGAGTCTTCATTGTGTTCTCCAGCGGTAGGAAcgaactaaaaaaacaaaattcctcATTCCACAGGCAGGAGCCCAGATCAGCCTGGCCGACGTCAGCTGTTCGGAGGAGAGAAGAACCAAGTGGTACAATCTGCTGAGTCATGCTCTCCTGCCCATTGCCAGCGGCAAGGACAAAGAGAGCAGCTCAACTTGCGGATTGGACACGGTGAGAACCGACGCAAACTTAGCGTAGGCCGCACACATTCTTGGCGTGTTTGTGAAGTGTCTTTTGTTTGTGAAGAAAAGGCGGGGCACTAATCATGGTCGCTTGTTTCAGAGCGGACCTTGTAGGAGTGACAGAGTTGCGGGCGACGAAGAAGCGTGGTGAGTTTCGTCGAGTTAGCACACCTGACTTTCACACCCACGCCTTTTTTGCGTCAACATTTCTGCGGTCAACACTTCTTCCTGTTTACACGTGAGAGAAGATATGAAAGAACGAGAGACATCAGGTCGGGAATGTTTGTGACATGACAACGCTCTGGAACGCGCCGTCGgaatgccggc
The nucleotide sequence above comes from Syngnathus scovelli strain Florida chromosome 15, RoL_Ssco_1.2, whole genome shotgun sequence. Encoded proteins:
- the wwc1 gene encoding LOW QUALITY PROTEIN: protein KIBRA (The sequence of the model RefSeq protein was modified relative to this genomic sequence to represent the inferred CDS: substituted 2 bases at 2 genomic stop codons) encodes the protein MPRTELPLPDGWEEARDFDGKVYYIDHINHSTSWIDPRDRQTKPLTFADCIGDELPVGWEEAFDPMVGAYYVDHNTKSTQLEDPRAQWQREQEAMLREYLAVARDALSAQKEIYQVKEQRLRLAQQEYLQLNNTWRDKSTSQTSLNSRTSTSSKYDPDILKAEIATAKSRVSKLKRDLACMKQELQYKEQGFETLKEIDQKVSNGPYGFKLQEAQAILNEVRSIRDAINTGEKEKQELMQKLAILKDAFQLDSGSQQDLWGSSPSLANSELSIPRLYSDAGSQTDIPAEFVNNSNKLAEKVRLSLKYEEARRRIATIEVQIAKLDSEAWPGLLDPERDRLILINEKEELLKELQYVRPQQRLEPSDAQKLETQKKCLERDLQVARDNQSKALTERLRLHCKRNKLVKELEELVRLATSLHTQLKSLSASTLSCSSGSSRGSLTSSRGSLATTSSLGSSSSLSFTDIYLEQPELADPDFQNKLDSLLQDGGQAGYRPSNSITTIHEHEVVTGADGRDDERPESQTQRLGGDFGKGVAGGEVGPSRIQALRLSETPRSMNSLSPRSSLSSLSPPCSPLVTDATFLSGEAFAGQAGPGGVSLDLELQSRLAELDLRLDSQEQRQEERGAPGGLEEKQKRNGLLVEEVKGKPEKLXYASKCLIXCQGVISAPITLSVAPLAAGPKIGVISAVSDESVAGDSGVYEPSERRPGLPGDLLLTPDEERLPLGCAQVQLGFRYEPRDQRFTVSVMRLSNCSALCLPADQKIHVRVAVLPCVETTRCLFRTCSYPPEEVLDFNEVFGVQLSHNALRQKTLRVDVCDTAKSGHERCLAGAQISLADVSCSEERRTKWYNLLSHALLPIASGKDKESSSTCGLDTSGPCRSDRVAGDEEAWHGDLLEVFDDEEELCAEGTEPVEEGDLFFADGGQWQAEEEQLQDEEEDESETKVPPRAAIKEKVNKETSMDGLSSGHHSVVRPKERRADLPQHQHAFMRGTAIIRSKTFSPGPQSQYICRINRSDSDSSTLSKKSPFVRNASERRSMRMKKPPTQVKGLDGLLRTSLDLELDLQVSRTRQSRLDQELHVLRELKAQLETARQQGRRELPAWVREDERFRLLLKHAEKQTQEEQLQEKRVEKMMRAAAKDVHKIRGRSRKEVPEVQTFREKMAFFTRAKTSIPDLPAHDV